A window of the Vibrio fluvialis genome harbors these coding sequences:
- the cysK gene encoding cysteine synthase A has translation MSKIYEDNSLTIGNTPLVRLNKVSKGKVLAKIESRNPSFSVKCRIGANMIWDAEKQGKLKPGIELVEPTSGNTGIALAFVAAARGYKLTLTMPESMSLERRKLLKALGANLVLTEAAKGMKGAISKAEEIVASNPEKYLLLQQFDNPANPAIHEKTTGPEIWEATDGQVDVFVAGVGTGGTLTGTSRYIKGEKGKAIISVAVEPAESPVISQALAGDEIKPAPHKIQGIGAGFIPGNLDLELIDRVETVTSDEAIEMARRLMEEEGILAGISSGAAVVAANRLAELPEFEGKTIVTVLPSSGERYLSTALFAGIFTEKENQQ, from the coding sequence ATGAGCAAAATCTACGAAGACAACTCTCTGACCATTGGTAACACACCACTGGTTCGCCTGAACAAAGTCAGCAAAGGCAAAGTACTGGCTAAAATCGAATCACGTAACCCAAGCTTCAGCGTGAAATGCCGTATCGGTGCCAACATGATTTGGGATGCTGAGAAACAAGGCAAACTAAAACCAGGTATTGAACTAGTTGAGCCAACCAGTGGTAACACAGGTATTGCTCTGGCCTTCGTTGCAGCAGCTCGCGGTTACAAATTAACGCTAACAATGCCTGAGTCAATGAGCCTTGAGCGTCGCAAACTACTTAAAGCACTGGGTGCTAATCTGGTACTAACTGAAGCAGCGAAAGGGATGAAAGGCGCAATTTCAAAAGCAGAAGAAATTGTGGCAAGCAATCCGGAAAAATACCTGCTACTGCAACAGTTCGACAACCCAGCGAACCCTGCTATTCACGAAAAAACGACAGGTCCTGAAATTTGGGAAGCCACTGACGGTCAAGTAGACGTATTCGTTGCTGGTGTTGGTACTGGTGGTACATTGACAGGTACTAGCCGCTACATCAAAGGCGAGAAAGGCAAAGCCATCATCTCTGTTGCCGTAGAACCAGCTGAATCTCCTGTGATTAGCCAAGCACTTGCTGGCGACGAAATCAAACCTGCTCCACACAAAATTCAGGGTATCGGCGCGGGTTTCATCCCGGGTAACCTCGATTTAGAGCTCATTGACCGCGTAGAAACCGTGACATCAGACGAAGCGATCGAGATGGCTCGTCGTCTGATGGAAGAGGAAGGTATTCTGGCTGGTATTTCATCAGGCGCAGCAGTGGTTGCAGCAAATCGCCTTGCAGAACTTCCTGAATTTGAAGGAAAAACCATTGTAACTGTACTACCAAGCTCTGGTGAACGTTACTTGAGCACTGCCCTGTTTGCAGGCATTTTCACAGAGAAAGAAAACCAACAGTAA
- a CDS encoding HPr family phosphocarrier protein, translating into MYEKQVEITAENGLHTRPAAQFVKEAKAFDADITVTSNGKSASAKSLFKLQTLGLVKGTVVTISAEGSQAKEAVDHLVALMDQLH; encoded by the coding sequence ATGTACGAGAAGCAAGTTGAAATCACTGCAGAAAACGGCCTTCACACTCGTCCAGCTGCACAGTTCGTTAAAGAAGCAAAAGCATTCGATGCGGACATTACTGTGACTTCTAACGGTAAAAGCGCTAGCGCAAAAAGCCTATTCAAGCTTCAGACTCTTGGCCTGGTTAAAGGCACTGTAGTGACTATCTCTGCAGAAGGTTCTCAAGCGAAAGAAGCGGTTGATCACCTAGTTGCTCTGATGGACCAACTTCACTAA
- the ptsI gene encoding phosphoenolpyruvate-protein phosphotransferase PtsI produces MISGILASPGIAIGKALLLQEDEIVLNTNTISDAQVDAEVQRFYDARNKSAAQLEVIKQKALETFGEEKEAIFEGHIMLLEDEELEEEILALIKDEKLTADNAIHTVIEEQAMALESLDDEYLKERATDIRDIGSRFVKNALGINIVSLSDINEEVILVAYDLTPSETAQINLNYVLGFVCDIGGRTSHTSIMARSLELPAIVGTNNITAQVKNGDMLILDAMNNKIIVNPTDAELEEAKAVKAAFLAEKEELAKLKDLHAETLDGHRVEVCGNIGTVKDCDGITRNGGEGVGLYRTEFLFMDRDALPTEEEQYQAYKEVAEAMEGQAVIIRTMDIGGDKDLPYMDLPKEMNPFLGWRAVRISLDRREILRDQLRGILRASAHGKLRIMFPMIISVEEIRALKAAIEEYKAELRAEGLAFDESIEIGVMVETPAAAAIAHHLAKEVSFFSIGTNDLTQYTLAVDRGNEMISHLYNPLSPAVLTVIKQVIDASHAEGKWTGMCGELAGDERATLLLLGMGLDEFSMSGISIPKVKKVIRNSNFAEVKAMAEEALSLPTAAEIEACVEKFIAAKA; encoded by the coding sequence ATGATTTCAGGCATCCTAGCATCTCCTGGTATTGCTATTGGTAAAGCACTACTACTTCAAGAAGATGAAATTGTCCTAAACACTAACACCATTTCTGATGCTCAAGTTGACGCTGAAGTTCAGCGCTTCTACGACGCGCGCAACAAGTCTGCAGCGCAACTAGAAGTGATCAAGCAAAAAGCACTTGAAACATTTGGTGAAGAAAAAGAAGCCATCTTCGAAGGCCACATCATGCTGCTTGAAGATGAAGAGCTAGAAGAAGAAATTTTAGCGCTCATCAAAGATGAAAAGCTGACAGCAGACAACGCAATTCACACCGTGATTGAAGAGCAAGCAATGGCTCTTGAGTCTCTGGACGATGAATACCTTAAAGAGCGTGCAACGGATATCCGCGATATCGGTTCTCGTTTCGTTAAAAACGCTCTAGGCATCAACATTGTGTCACTTAGTGACATCAATGAAGAAGTAATTCTGGTGGCTTACGACCTGACACCTTCTGAGACTGCACAAATCAACCTGAACTACGTTCTGGGCTTTGTGTGTGATATCGGCGGTCGTACCTCTCATACATCTATCATGGCTCGCTCTCTTGAACTGCCTGCGATCGTTGGTACCAACAACATCACTGCGCAAGTGAAAAACGGCGACATGTTGATTCTGGATGCAATGAACAACAAGATCATTGTTAATCCAACTGACGCTGAGCTTGAAGAAGCCAAAGCAGTAAAAGCTGCGTTCCTGGCTGAGAAAGAAGAGCTGGCGAAGCTGAAAGATCTGCACGCAGAAACGCTAGACGGCCATCGTGTAGAAGTTTGCGGCAACATCGGTACAGTGAAAGACTGTGACGGCATCACCCGCAACGGCGGTGAAGGTGTTGGTCTGTACCGTACTGAATTCCTGTTCATGGATCGCGACGCACTGCCGACTGAAGAAGAACAGTATCAGGCATACAAAGAAGTTGCGGAAGCGATGGAAGGTCAAGCTGTCATCATCCGTACTATGGACATCGGCGGCGACAAAGACCTGCCGTATATGGACCTACCAAAAGAAATGAACCCGTTTCTGGGCTGGCGTGCAGTACGTATCAGCTTGGATCGTCGTGAAATTCTGCGTGACCAGCTACGTGGTATTCTGCGTGCATCAGCACACGGTAAACTGCGTATCATGTTCCCAATGATTATCTCTGTTGAAGAAATTCGTGCCCTGAAAGCAGCAATCGAAGAGTACAAAGCAGAACTGCGTGCTGAAGGCTTGGCATTCGACGAAAGCATCGAAATCGGTGTAATGGTTGAAACACCAGCTGCTGCAGCTATCGCACACCACCTGGCGAAAGAAGTGTCATTCTTCTCAATCGGTACCAACGACCTGACCCAGTATACGCTGGCCGTCGACCGCGGTAACGAAATGATTTCGCACCTATACAACCCACTGTCTCCAGCGGTACTGACTGTAATCAAACAAGTGATTGATGCGTCACACGCTGAAGGTAAGTGGACAGGTATGTGTGGTGAGCTGGCTGGTGACGAGCGCGCAACCCTTCTACTGTTAGGTATGGGTCTGGATGAATTCTCAATGAGCGGCATCTCTATCCCTAAAGTAAAGAAAGTGATCCGTAACTCTAACTTCGCTGAAGTGAAAGCGATGGCAGAAGAAGCACTTTCTCTACCGACAGCAGCAGAAATCGAAGCTTGCGTTGAAAAGTTCATCGCAGCGAAAGCTTAA
- the crr gene encoding PTS glucose transporter subunit IIA: protein MGLFDKLKKLVSDDSADAGAIEIIAPLSGEIVNIEDVPDVVFAEKIVGDGIAIKPAGNKMVAPVNGTIGKIFETNHAFSIESDDGVELFVHFGIDTVELKGEGFKRIAEEGQSVKVGDTIIEFDLALLEEKAKSTLTPVVISNMDEIKELNKLSGSVTVGETPVLRVTK, encoded by the coding sequence ATGGGTCTGTTTGACAAACTTAAGAAGCTAGTCTCTGACGACAGCGCTGACGCGGGTGCAATTGAAATCATCGCACCTCTTTCTGGTGAAATTGTAAACATTGAAGACGTGCCAGATGTCGTGTTTGCTGAAAAAATCGTTGGTGATGGTATCGCTATCAAACCTGCGGGCAACAAAATGGTAGCTCCTGTTAACGGTACTATCGGTAAGATCTTCGAAACGAACCACGCGTTCTCTATCGAATCTGACGACGGCGTTGAGCTTTTTGTTCACTTCGGTATCGACACTGTTGAACTGAAAGGTGAAGGCTTCAAACGTATCGCTGAAGAAGGTCAATCAGTGAAAGTGGGCGACACTATCATTGAATTCGATCTGGCTCTGCTGGAAGAGAAAGCGAAATCAACTCTGACTCCTGTTGTTATTTCTAACATGGACGAAATCAAAGAGCTGAACAAACTGTCTGGTTCTGTGACAGTTGGTGAAACTCCAGTTCTGCGTGTAACTAAGTAA
- a CDS encoding 2-octaprenyl-3-methyl-6-methoxy-1,4-benzoquinol hydroxylase, whose protein sequence is MNDFDIVVIGGGMVGAAAAIGFAKQGRRVAVVEGFEPQPYDESQPMDVRISAISQTSVDLLTSLGAWDAIASKRVCPYRGLETWDHPECRTRFSSESLGLEQLGYMVENRLIQLGLWEQFADYPNVTLLCPDTLKDITFGDTHVVTLQSGTVLHCDWIIGADGANSRVRELAGIGVTAWDYRQHCMLINVETEKPQQDVTWQQFFPSGPRSFLPLNGHQASLVWYDAPQRIKQLSQMNPTQLKQEIVSHFPAELGDISVLQHGSFPLTRRHAQSYVRNRCVLVGDSAHTINPLAGQGVNLGFKDVAAMLEVTQGQEVLTLAQFQRYERRRRPDNLLMQTGMDFFYKVFSNDVAPLKLVRNAALKIAEHAGPVKEQVLRYALGL, encoded by the coding sequence ATGAACGATTTTGACATTGTGGTAATTGGCGGCGGAATGGTCGGTGCCGCTGCCGCGATTGGATTTGCCAAACAGGGCCGTCGAGTGGCCGTGGTCGAAGGATTTGAGCCTCAACCTTATGACGAATCGCAACCGATGGATGTGCGCATTTCTGCCATTTCTCAAACCTCGGTTGATCTGCTGACCTCTTTGGGAGCTTGGGACGCGATTGCCTCTAAACGGGTATGCCCTTATCGCGGTTTGGAAACGTGGGACCACCCAGAGTGTCGTACGCGATTTTCCAGTGAATCGTTGGGGTTAGAGCAGTTGGGTTACATGGTGGAAAACCGCCTGATCCAATTGGGTTTGTGGGAACAGTTTGCCGATTACCCCAATGTGACGCTGCTTTGCCCTGATACGTTAAAAGACATTACCTTTGGTGATACCCACGTTGTGACTCTGCAATCTGGCACGGTTCTGCACTGTGACTGGATCATCGGCGCGGATGGCGCGAATTCGCGCGTGCGAGAGTTGGCTGGTATTGGCGTGACGGCGTGGGATTACCGTCAGCACTGCATGCTGATTAACGTTGAAACCGAAAAACCACAGCAGGATGTCACCTGGCAGCAATTCTTTCCGTCTGGCCCACGGTCGTTCTTACCTTTGAATGGACATCAGGCGTCGCTGGTATGGTATGACGCACCGCAGCGTATTAAGCAATTGAGCCAAATGAATCCTACGCAGTTGAAACAAGAGATTGTCAGTCATTTTCCCGCAGAGCTCGGTGATATCTCCGTGCTGCAGCACGGCTCTTTCCCGCTCACGCGTCGTCATGCACAAAGCTATGTTCGTAATCGATGTGTATTGGTCGGGGATTCTGCTCATACCATCAATCCGCTGGCAGGGCAGGGCGTTAACTTGGGATTCAAAGATGTGGCAGCGATGCTGGAAGTAACTCAAGGACAGGAGGTATTGACACTGGCTCAATTCCAGCGTTACGAGCGCCGACGCCGCCCAGATAATTTACTGATGCAAACCGGGATGGATTTTTTCTATAAAGTGTTTAGTAATGATGTGGCACCGCTGAAGTTGGTTCGTAATGCCGCGCTGAAAATCGCTGAACATGCAGGCCCGGTCAAAGAACAAGTTCTGCGCTACGCATTAGGACTATAG
- the miaB gene encoding tRNA (N6-isopentenyl adenosine(37)-C2)-methylthiotransferase MiaB, with product MSKKLLIKTWGCQMNEYDSSKMADLLNATNGYELTEEPEEADVLLLNTCSIREKAQEKVFHQLGRWKTLKDKKPGVVIGVGGCVATQEGDHIRDRAPFVDVIFGPQTLHRLPEMIKQSQTDDAPVMDISFPEIEKFDRLPEPRAEGPTAFVSIMEGCSKYCTYCVVPYTRGEEVSRPMDDVLFEIAQLAEQGVREVNLLGQNVNAYRGPMHDGTICSFAELLRLVASIDGIDRIRFTTSHPLEFTDDIIAVYEDTPELVSFLHLPVQSGSDRILTMMKRPHTGIEYKSIIRKLRKARPDIQISSDFIVGFPGESDKDFQDTMKLIRDVDFDMSFSFIFSPRPGTPAADYPCDLSEETKKERLYELQQQINAQAMRYSRLMMGTEQRILVEGPSKKNLMELRGRTENNRVVNFEGPAELIGQFVDVKIVDVFPNSLRGELVRTEKEMNLRVVTSPSEMMAKTRREDELGVATFTP from the coding sequence ATGAGTAAAAAACTGCTAATCAAAACCTGGGGCTGCCAGATGAACGAATACGATTCATCAAAAATGGCCGACCTGCTTAACGCTACAAACGGCTATGAGCTGACCGAAGAGCCAGAGGAAGCAGACGTACTTCTACTTAACACCTGTTCGATTCGCGAAAAAGCGCAAGAGAAAGTATTCCACCAGCTTGGCCGTTGGAAAACGTTGAAAGATAAGAAGCCAGGCGTGGTGATCGGCGTAGGCGGCTGTGTGGCGACTCAAGAAGGCGACCACATTCGTGATCGCGCACCCTTTGTAGACGTTATCTTTGGCCCACAGACGCTACACCGTCTGCCAGAAATGATTAAACAGTCACAAACTGACGATGCGCCGGTGATGGATATTTCTTTCCCGGAAATCGAAAAATTCGACCGTCTGCCGGAACCACGCGCAGAAGGCCCAACCGCCTTTGTCTCCATTATGGAAGGCTGTTCAAAATACTGCACATACTGCGTCGTGCCGTACACGCGTGGTGAAGAAGTGAGCCGTCCAATGGACGACGTGCTGTTTGAAATTGCACAACTTGCTGAACAGGGCGTCCGTGAAGTCAACCTGCTGGGTCAAAACGTGAACGCGTACCGTGGCCCAATGCACGATGGCACCATCTGTTCATTCGCAGAATTGTTGCGCCTCGTGGCCTCAATCGATGGCATCGATCGCATTCGCTTTACCACCAGCCACCCGTTGGAGTTCACTGACGACATCATCGCAGTGTACGAAGACACGCCAGAACTGGTGAGCTTCCTGCACTTGCCTGTTCAAAGCGGCAGCGATCGCATTCTGACGATGATGAAGCGTCCGCACACAGGCATCGAGTACAAGTCGATCATTCGTAAGCTGCGTAAAGCGCGCCCGGATATTCAGATCAGTTCAGACTTCATCGTTGGCTTCCCTGGCGAGTCGGATAAAGACTTCCAAGACACCATGAAGCTGATCCGCGATGTCGATTTTGACATGAGCTTTAGCTTTATCTTCTCACCGCGTCCGGGTACACCAGCGGCCGATTACCCATGTGATCTGTCTGAGGAAACGAAGAAAGAGCGTCTGTATGAACTGCAACAACAAATCAACGCCCAAGCCATGCGTTACTCTCGCCTGATGATGGGTACAGAGCAACGTATTCTGGTTGAAGGCCCTTCGAAGAAAAACCTGATGGAACTTCGTGGTCGTACAGAAAACAACCGTGTAGTAAACTTTGAAGGACCGGCAGAACTTATCGGCCAGTTCGTAGACGTGAAAATTGTCGATGTATTCCCGAACTCTTTACGTGGTGAACTCGTACGAACTGAGAAAGAAATGAACCTGCGTGTGGTCACTTCCCCATCGGAAATGATGGCCAAAACGCGTCGTGAGGATGAGCTGGGAGTCGCTACTTTTACTCCGTAA
- a CDS encoding PhoH family protein — MSNKIVTLEINLEPSDNRRLASLCGPFDDNIKHLERRLRVEINHRSNYFTIVGKAHTAAAALDIIKTLYVDTAPVRGEIPDIEPEQIHLSIKESGVLEQNTESAIAHGKEVFVKTKKGVIKPRTPNQAQYLVNMVTHDITFGIGPAGTGKTYLAVAAAVDALERQEIRRILLTRPAVEAGEKLGFLPGDLNQKVDPYLRPLYDALFEMLGFERVEKLIERNVIEVAPLAYMRGRTLNDAFIILDESQNTTVEQMKMFLTRIGFNSRAVITGDVTQIDLPRGAKSGLRHAIEVLNEVDEISFNFFLADDVVRHPVVARIVNAYEKWEAQDQKERKEYEKRRREERESKLLEMQKAELTAPHNALEESGES, encoded by the coding sequence TTGAGCAATAAAATCGTTACTTTAGAGATCAATCTCGAACCTTCAGACAACCGCCGTCTTGCCAGTCTGTGCGGCCCTTTCGATGACAATATCAAACATTTAGAACGTCGTTTACGCGTTGAAATCAATCATCGCAGTAACTATTTCACTATCGTCGGTAAAGCGCACACCGCTGCTGCTGCACTCGACATCATCAAAACCTTGTACGTCGATACGGCTCCTGTTCGTGGTGAAATTCCTGATATCGAACCAGAACAAATTCATCTGTCGATCAAAGAATCCGGCGTCCTGGAACAAAACACCGAATCCGCTATTGCCCATGGCAAAGAAGTGTTCGTGAAAACCAAAAAAGGCGTGATCAAGCCGCGTACGCCAAATCAGGCTCAGTATCTGGTGAACATGGTGACTCATGACATCACCTTTGGTATCGGTCCTGCGGGTACCGGTAAAACATATTTGGCGGTAGCGGCTGCGGTTGATGCTCTGGAACGTCAGGAAATTCGCCGTATTCTGCTGACCCGTCCAGCAGTTGAAGCAGGTGAAAAACTGGGCTTCCTGCCCGGGGACCTGAACCAGAAAGTCGACCCTTACTTGCGCCCGTTGTACGACGCACTGTTTGAAATGTTAGGTTTTGAACGGGTTGAAAAACTGATTGAACGCAACGTCATTGAAGTCGCCCCGCTGGCGTACATGCGTGGTCGTACGTTGAACGATGCCTTCATCATTCTCGATGAAAGCCAGAACACCACGGTTGAACAGATGAAAATGTTCCTGACCCGTATCGGTTTTAACTCGCGCGCGGTCATTACCGGCGACGTGACTCAGATTGACTTGCCTCGCGGCGCAAAATCGGGGTTGCGCCATGCGATTGAAGTATTGAATGAAGTCGATGAAATCAGCTTCAACTTCTTCCTGGCCGATGACGTTGTTCGTCACCCTGTGGTTGCCCGGATAGTCAATGCGTACGAGAAATGGGAAGCGCAAGACCAGAAAGAACGCAAAGAGTACGAGAAACGTCGCCGCGAAGAACGTGAGTCCAAATTGCTGGAAATGCAAAAAGCTGAACTAACGGCACCGCACAATGCATTAGAGGAATCTGGCGAGTCATGA
- the ybeY gene encoding rRNA maturation RNase YbeY: MSIELDLQLAVDSGDGLPTFEQFAIWLQAAVAPFQPQAEVTIRIVDEPESHQLNLEYRGKDKPTNVLSFPFEAPPGMELDLLGDLIICRQVVEQEAVEQNKPLLAHWAHMVVHGSLHLLGYDHIEDDEAEEMESLETEIMQNMGFEDPYLAEKI, translated from the coding sequence ATGAGCATTGAACTCGATTTACAACTGGCCGTCGACAGTGGCGACGGCCTGCCAACATTTGAACAGTTTGCCATCTGGCTGCAAGCGGCCGTTGCTCCCTTCCAGCCTCAGGCGGAAGTAACAATTCGCATTGTGGATGAGCCGGAAAGCCATCAGCTCAATCTCGAATATCGCGGTAAAGATAAGCCAACCAACGTGTTGTCTTTCCCGTTTGAAGCGCCTCCGGGCATGGAGCTTGATCTGCTGGGTGACCTGATCATTTGTCGCCAGGTGGTTGAGCAGGAAGCAGTTGAGCAAAACAAGCCCCTGCTGGCACACTGGGCGCATATGGTTGTACATGGTAGTCTTCATCTGCTAGGTTATGACCATATTGAGGATGACGAAGCTGAAGAGATGGAGTCCCTCGAAACGGAAATCATGCAAAATATGGGCTTTGAAGACCCGTATTTGGCTGAGAAAATCTAG
- the corC gene encoding CNNM family magnesium/cobalt transport protein CorC (CorC(YbeX) belongs to the Cyclin M Mg2+ Exporter (CNNM) family, and was characterized as belonging to a set of three proteins, at least one of which must be present for CorA to function.) has protein sequence MNEDNSQNSDGPSRKSFFERLGQLFQGEPKDRQELVDVIRDSEVNDLIDHDTRDMLEGVMEIAEMRVRDIMIPRSQMVTIERTDNLDSLVALITDAQHSRYPVVSEDKDHVEGILLAKDLLKYLGSNSSPFNIEEVIRPAVVVPESKRVDRLLKEFREERYHMAIVVDEFGGVSGLVTIEDILEEIVGDIEDEFDDEEQLDIRKLSKHTYAVKALTTIEEFNNTFGTRFSDEEVDTVGGLVMTAFGHLPARGEVVEIDRYNFKVTAADNRRVVQLQVTVPDMETLPEIAEE, from the coding sequence ATGAACGAAGATAATTCGCAGAATTCTGACGGTCCGAGTAGAAAGTCCTTCTTTGAACGCCTAGGTCAGTTATTTCAGGGAGAACCTAAGGATCGCCAAGAACTGGTTGACGTGATCCGCGACTCTGAAGTCAATGACCTGATTGACCACGACACCCGCGACATGCTGGAAGGTGTCATGGAAATAGCTGAGATGCGTGTAAGGGATATCATGATTCCGCGCTCTCAGATGGTCACCATCGAACGTACAGATAATCTGGATTCGCTGGTTGCACTGATTACCGATGCTCAGCACTCACGCTACCCGGTGGTTAGTGAAGATAAAGACCATGTAGAAGGCATTCTGCTTGCGAAGGACTTACTTAAATACTTAGGTTCCAATAGCTCCCCGTTCAACATTGAAGAAGTGATCCGCCCAGCCGTGGTGGTTCCAGAAAGTAAACGCGTCGATCGCCTGCTAAAAGAGTTCCGTGAGGAACGATATCACATGGCGATTGTCGTAGATGAGTTCGGGGGCGTCTCTGGTCTAGTGACCATTGAAGACATTCTGGAAGAAATCGTTGGCGATATCGAAGATGAGTTCGACGACGAAGAGCAACTGGATATCCGTAAGCTCAGCAAACACACTTACGCGGTGAAGGCGCTGACCACCATCGAAGAGTTTAACAACACCTTCGGTACCCGCTTCAGCGATGAAGAGGTGGATACGGTAGGCGGATTGGTAATGACTGCTTTCGGTCACTTGCCAGCACGCGGTGAAGTGGTAGAAATTGATCGTTACAATTTTAAGGTCACTGCTGCAGACAACCGCCGAGTGGTTCAACTTCAGGTAACCGTCCCCGATATGGAAACTCTTCCGGAGATCGCCGAAGAGTAG
- the lnt gene encoding apolipoprotein N-acyltransferase produces MTNIFNHRLMRPLAAAFVGALTTLSFAPYQIWPLAILSPFLLLLLLNGQPPKRAAWIGYAWGLGQFGFGISWVHVSIDTFGGMPKIASLFLMGLLVGYLALYSALFSWALNRFFPKQNRSRLLLATPALWLVCDWLRGWVMTGFPWLWLGYSQIDSPLANFAPLGGVELLTLIVLLCAGGLALAWQKKSVLLLLIPAVLFAVGFALNAAQWVTPQPQRTTKVALIQGNIEQALKWLPSQRWPTIMKYTDLSRQNWDADIIVWPEAAIPAFEFEIPAFLRNLDTAARMNHSALITGILNQDDNKRYFNSILTLGENPSGDYHYDLAQRFHKHHLLPFGEFVPFESILRPLAPFFNLPMSSFSEGDYVQPNIVANGHALAPALCYEIIFNEQVRANVTDETDFLLTLSNDAWFGRSIGPLQHMEIARMRALELGKPLIRSTNNGLTAVTDYKGHITQQLPQFETGVLRAEMVPTRGQTPYHALGSWPLYAWTLFGLIVALVIQRRKA; encoded by the coding sequence ATGACGAATATTTTCAATCATCGCCTAATGCGGCCGCTTGCGGCCGCTTTTGTTGGCGCGCTTACCACCCTATCGTTTGCTCCCTATCAGATCTGGCCATTAGCCATTCTCAGCCCTTTCCTGCTATTGCTGTTATTAAACGGGCAGCCCCCCAAACGGGCGGCATGGATTGGTTATGCCTGGGGATTGGGCCAGTTTGGTTTCGGAATCAGTTGGGTACATGTCAGTATCGACACCTTTGGTGGCATGCCCAAAATTGCCAGCTTATTTTTGATGGGGCTATTAGTTGGCTACTTAGCCCTTTATTCCGCACTCTTTAGCTGGGCGCTCAATCGCTTTTTCCCGAAGCAGAACCGCAGCCGTTTATTACTGGCGACGCCTGCGCTCTGGCTGGTCTGCGACTGGCTGCGTGGTTGGGTCATGACTGGCTTTCCCTGGTTGTGGCTCGGTTACAGCCAAATCGACAGCCCGTTGGCGAACTTCGCCCCGCTCGGCGGCGTTGAACTACTGACGCTGATAGTATTGCTGTGTGCAGGCGGCCTGGCGCTCGCTTGGCAGAAAAAAAGCGTTCTATTGCTTCTCATCCCAGCGGTTTTGTTTGCTGTTGGATTTGCGTTGAATGCCGCACAGTGGGTGACTCCACAACCGCAACGCACCACAAAAGTGGCGCTGATTCAGGGCAATATTGAGCAGGCTCTCAAATGGTTACCCAGCCAACGCTGGCCGACCATCATGAAATATACTGATCTCAGTCGTCAGAACTGGGATGCCGATATCATCGTCTGGCCCGAAGCAGCAATTCCTGCGTTTGAATTTGAGATCCCGGCGTTTCTGCGCAATCTAGATACCGCCGCACGGATGAATCATAGCGCGCTCATTACGGGCATTCTCAATCAGGATGACAATAAGCGTTATTTCAACAGCATATTGACGCTGGGTGAGAATCCGAGCGGTGATTATCACTACGATTTAGCGCAGCGTTTTCATAAGCACCATCTACTGCCCTTTGGTGAATTTGTGCCGTTTGAAAGCATTCTGCGCCCATTGGCTCCGTTCTTTAACTTGCCGATGTCTTCGTTCAGCGAAGGGGATTATGTTCAGCCGAACATCGTCGCCAATGGCCACGCGTTGGCTCCTGCGCTTTGTTACGAAATCATTTTCAATGAACAAGTTCGGGCCAATGTGACCGATGAGACTGACTTTCTGCTGACCTTGTCCAACGATGCCTGGTTTGGCCGCTCTATCGGCCCACTGCAGCATATGGAAATCGCGCGCATGCGCGCGCTGGAATTAGGTAAGCCGCTGATTCGTTCCACTAACAACGGTCTGACGGCGGTAACCGACTACAAAGGGCACATCACTCAGCAGCTACCTCAATTTGAAACGGGTGTGCTGCGTGCAGAAATGGTCCCAACCCGCGGTCAAACACCCTATCACGCGCTGGGTAGTTGGCCATTGTATGCATGGACACTGTTTGGCCTTATCGTGGCGCTGGTGATTCAACGCCGTAAAGCATAG
- a CDS encoding zinc ribbon-containing protein encodes MPKQKTGYEALLEEVVETLKQSPEEVDHILETSGKVVAAANDLTKDELALISAYVKSDLKEFADSYEEEKSSPFYLMIANSIWQGLLEITDKTKVEWVELFQDLEHQGLYKAGDMIGLGILVCENCGHHVEYNHPTEIVPCIRCGNTAFSRQPLKP; translated from the coding sequence ATGCCAAAACAAAAAACGGGTTACGAAGCTTTACTCGAAGAGGTGGTGGAAACCCTGAAACAAAGTCCGGAAGAAGTGGACCACATTCTGGAAACATCCGGTAAAGTTGTGGCCGCGGCAAACGACTTGACAAAAGATGAGCTGGCGCTGATTTCTGCGTATGTAAAATCGGATCTCAAAGAGTTTGCGGACAGCTATGAAGAAGAGAAAAGTAGTCCGTTTTATTTGATGATTGCCAATTCTATTTGGCAGGGACTGCTGGAGATCACCGATAAAACCAAAGTGGAATGGGTGGAGCTGTTTCAAGATCTTGAACATCAGGGATTGTACAAAGCCGGCGATATGATTGGTCTTGGTATTCTTGTGTGTGAGAACTGCGGACACCATGTTGAATACAACCATCCGACCGAAATTGTGCCCTGCATTCGCTGTGGTAACACGGCGTTCAGTCGGCAACCGTTGAAGCCTTAA